In one window of Frigoriglobus tundricola DNA:
- a CDS encoding serine/threonine-protein kinase, with amino-acid sequence MSAHGQTRVDELAAEFLAAVERGDPPHPAEWLARHPAHAAELAAFLADLGRFGPFLGLPALPPDLDRTAGYSSDESARGSEPPADRFGEYELVGVIGEGAMGVVHRAILVGTSLTVALKRLKVAFGDADASLFLEEVTAQSGLRHPNIVPVYHVGERDGRPYFTMPLVTGGGLDRQVGRFRDDVRGAAELIVKVARAVHHAHQRQVIHRDLKPANILLDETGEPFVADFGLAARLGATGAADAGPAGSLPWMAPEAVRGGPVTTGVDVWALGAILYELITGVRPFRGATRAELRAAILDHDPPPPRGLNRRVPPDLDAVCRRCLEKKPERRYESASAVALELERWLQDRPVRARTPTRREQVARWCRHNPAATWGGLLLVALLVGGVGLGVELAGEQAAALRSAVCRSNEHTAWHVAGSVLRKLDDLAAPVSRAADDERLRAACRAGKREAVEHELGLLFTRGAPPFETVYVLDPAGTIVALIETGGAGPPGTGVVGRSFPDRDYFTGARKHARESGRERVHVSRVFRSVHDQKDKFAISCPLRPGAPSEEPWVLAATITTDDTLGLIKLQDGDLKTALLVPRDPSSSRVPGEPDGPAGYLILVHDAFGGKKGTPCAPFPVDQPGPVPVPNGRPELSYPVEPGAPPFPQNSNYHDPVADHGHPRYAGRWLTGAARVGNTEMVVIVQQREDVALAPQRAFFERFAAWAGGVAVVGLLVFAALAGARARRTRGALREEK; translated from the coding sequence ATGAGTGCCCACGGCCAAACGCGGGTGGACGAACTGGCGGCGGAGTTCCTGGCCGCTGTCGAGCGCGGGGACCCGCCCCACCCCGCGGAGTGGCTGGCCCGGCACCCGGCGCACGCGGCCGAACTGGCCGCGTTCCTGGCCGACCTCGGCCGGTTCGGACCGTTCCTCGGTTTGCCCGCACTGCCCCCGGACCTCGACCGCACCGCGGGGTACTCGTCCGACGAGTCGGCCCGCGGCAGCGAGCCGCCGGCCGACCGGTTCGGTGAGTACGAACTGGTCGGGGTGATCGGTGAAGGCGCGATGGGCGTGGTCCACCGGGCCATACTGGTGGGGACGTCGCTGACCGTCGCGCTGAAACGGCTCAAAGTCGCTTTCGGCGACGCGGACGCGAGCCTGTTTCTCGAAGAGGTGACGGCCCAGAGCGGGCTCCGGCACCCGAACATCGTTCCGGTGTACCACGTCGGTGAGCGCGACGGGCGCCCGTACTTCACGATGCCCCTGGTGACCGGCGGGGGCCTGGATCGTCAGGTGGGCCGCTTCCGGGACGACGTTCGGGGCGCCGCGGAGCTGATAGTAAAGGTCGCCCGTGCCGTCCACCACGCGCACCAGCGGCAGGTCATCCACCGCGACCTCAAACCGGCCAACATCCTGCTCGACGAGACCGGCGAACCGTTCGTCGCGGACTTCGGACTGGCCGCGCGGTTGGGCGCGACCGGTGCGGCCGACGCGGGGCCGGCCGGGTCGCTCCCGTGGATGGCGCCGGAGGCCGTCCGGGGCGGTCCCGTCACGACGGGAGTGGACGTCTGGGCGCTCGGCGCGATCCTGTACGAGCTGATTACCGGCGTCCGCCCGTTCCGGGGAGCGACGCGGGCCGAGTTGCGGGCCGCGATTCTGGACCACGATCCGCCCCCGCCCCGGGGCCTCAACCGCCGGGTGCCACCGGACCTCGATGCCGTGTGCCGGCGCTGTCTGGAGAAGAAGCCGGAGCGGCGGTACGAGTCGGCGTCGGCGGTCGCCCTTGAGTTGGAGCGCTGGTTGCAGGACCGGCCGGTCCGGGCGCGCACGCCGACACGCCGCGAACAGGTCGCCCGCTGGTGCCGACACAACCCGGCGGCAACCTGGGGCGGGCTGTTACTCGTGGCCCTTCTGGTCGGCGGCGTCGGGCTGGGGGTCGAACTCGCCGGCGAACAGGCCGCGGCGCTGCGGTCGGCCGTCTGTCGGTCGAACGAACACACCGCTTGGCACGTCGCCGGGAGCGTCTTGCGGAAGTTGGACGACCTGGCCGCGCCGGTGTCCCGAGCCGCGGACGACGAACGCCTGCGCGCCGCGTGTCGCGCCGGGAAACGGGAAGCCGTCGAGCACGAACTGGGCCTCTTGTTCACTCGAGGCGCCCCGCCCTTCGAAACGGTGTACGTTCTCGACCCCGCGGGCACCATCGTCGCCCTGATTGAAACGGGCGGCGCCGGACCGCCGGGCACGGGAGTAGTGGGCCGATCGTTTCCGGACCGCGACTACTTCACCGGCGCGCGAAAGCACGCGCGTGAGTCCGGGCGCGAGCGCGTTCACGTTTCCCGCGTGTTCCGCTCGGTCCATGACCAGAAGGACAAGTTCGCCATTTCGTGCCCCCTTCGACCCGGTGCCCCGTCGGAAGAACCGTGGGTACTGGCGGCCACGATCACCACCGACGATACGCTCGGGCTGATCAAACTTCAGGACGGCGACCTGAAAACGGCCCTGCTCGTGCCACGAGACCCGTCATCGTCGCGTGTACCGGGGGAACCTGACGGGCCGGCCGGGTACCTCATCCTCGTTCACGACGCTTTCGGCGGGAAGAAGGGGACGCCGTGCGCGCCGTTTCCCGTGGACCAGCCGGGGCCGGTGCCCGTACCGAACGGTCGCCCGGAGCTGAGCTACCCGGTCGAGCCGGGCGCGCCGCCGTTTCCGCAGAATTCGAACTACCACGACCCGGTCGCGGACCACGGTCACCCGCGGTACGCGGGCCGGTGGCTGACGGGCGCGGCCCGGGTCGGCAACACGGAAATGGTGGTGATCGTTCAGCAGCGGGAGGACGTGGCTCTCGCGCCGCAGCGGGCGTTTTTTGAACGGTTCGCCGCCTGGGCCGGTGGCGTCGCCGTGGTCGGCCTGCTGGTGTTCGCGGCGCTCGCCGGCGCCCGCGCGCGGCGGACCAGGGGCGCGCTCCGGGAAGAAAAATAA
- a CDS encoding sigma-70 family RNA polymerase sigma factor codes for MGADPEPDLIGPHRGYLTAVARFQLAARPWLAARLDASDLAQQVMLKAHAARGEFRGRTAAEAVAWLRQILARTLANELRAHAQAKRDVGAERSLEADLGASSCRLDAWLAADQTSPSERAVMHERAAALAAAVEQLPPDQRDIVLWKHCEGLSLAAIVARTGRTPAAVAGALRRGLERLRELMSESDPS; via the coding sequence ATGGGAGCGGATCCCGAGCCGGACCTGATCGGACCGCACCGCGGGTATCTGACCGCGGTCGCGCGTTTTCAATTGGCGGCCCGGCCGTGGCTCGCGGCCCGGCTGGACGCGAGCGACCTCGCTCAACAGGTCATGCTGAAGGCCCATGCCGCGCGCGGCGAGTTCCGCGGGCGGACGGCGGCTGAGGCGGTCGCGTGGCTCCGGCAGATCCTCGCGCGGACCCTGGCGAACGAGCTGCGCGCCCACGCCCAGGCGAAGCGGGACGTCGGCGCCGAGCGGTCGCTGGAAGCCGACCTCGGCGCCAGCTCGTGCCGCCTCGACGCGTGGCTCGCCGCCGACCAGACCTCGCCGAGCGAACGAGCCGTGATGCACGAACGCGCCGCGGCACTCGCCGCCGCCGTCGAGCAGCTCCCGCCGGACCAGCGGGACATCGTTCTGTGGAAACACTGCGAAGGGCTCTCATTGGCCGCCATTGTGGCGCGGACGGGCCGCACCCCGGCGGCGGTCGCCGGGGCGCTCCGCCGGGGGCTCGAACGGCTCCGCGAACTCATGAGCGAAAGCGACCCGTCATGA
- a CDS encoding response regulator: MPYDVEDRLTQTPKPLFPPQTPAPKAQGGARELQSSGDIRILILDDDPHTCAVIQAALSNRDFVIEVVSDPMLVESALAGPHSYHLIVLDYVLPGLEAEQVFGWIRDRQPDANIVVVTGYPSVDSAINCLRAKTCDYLTKPFQVDQLREIVFRCLESKGLLRMTEDALKEALGTAIRERRKALNLTLANMSDRTGVSLGYLSQIELGKNSASIETLYRICLALGMKMSELFHAVQRN, translated from the coding sequence ATGCCTTACGACGTCGAGGACCGCTTGACCCAGACCCCGAAACCCCTGTTCCCGCCGCAGACGCCCGCGCCCAAGGCGCAGGGCGGGGCGCGCGAACTTCAGTCGTCCGGCGATATCCGCATTCTGATCCTGGACGACGACCCCCACACCTGCGCGGTCATCCAGGCGGCGCTGTCGAACCGCGACTTCGTCATCGAGGTCGTTTCGGACCCGATGCTGGTCGAGTCGGCCCTCGCCGGGCCGCACAGCTACCACCTGATCGTCCTCGACTACGTCCTGCCGGGGCTGGAGGCCGAACAGGTGTTCGGCTGGATCCGGGACCGCCAGCCGGACGCGAACATCGTTGTCGTGACCGGCTACCCGTCGGTGGACAGCGCGATCAACTGCCTGCGGGCCAAGACCTGCGACTACCTGACCAAGCCGTTCCAGGTGGACCAGCTCCGCGAGATCGTGTTCCGCTGCCTGGAGAGCAAGGGCCTCCTGCGGATGACCGAGGACGCGCTCAAGGAGGCGCTCGGCACCGCCATCCGCGAGCGCCGCAAGGCGCTCAACCTGACCCTGGCGAACATGAGCGACCGGACCGGCGTCTCGCTCGGCTACCTGAGCCAGATCGAACTGGGCAAGAACTCGGCGTCCATCGAAACGCTGTACCGCATCTGCCTGGCGCTGGGCATGAAGATGAGCGAACTGTTCCACGCGGTCCAGCGCAACTGA
- a CDS encoding ATP-binding protein, translating to MSSPGTLSAALAFLPNWWQETTDLAAFDELLAGWGRACGWRACGFVWTGENGTVVKTVQGGSHVDAPAPLEVPDALRRLKSGEATTLYSIPNTAGRVFAAVHPSGRPVGVLWAEKPAGQPWVDAERAYLALTAKTIERAPAVAAVVGPVIDPDRLYQRLGDTAVIAGRMAHDFDNLLQGIIGFSDLTLPLVAPGSQAASFVAEIGKVGQRGITFTQQLHHLSRSGQVKPNPASVPLAVTKEEARLKATAPPGVRVEKEFAPGLPSVAVEAGPLQIVLGHLLENAVEACPQGGVVRVAARPVELSDADARAYLGRVGVGGHLQITVSDTGPGIKPEVRRRLFVEPFYTTKVRHRGLGLATAYRVLCAHRGGIQIEPVPPPGTGTQVRVVLPLAAARPPAVANGSVAATAVGG from the coding sequence ATGTCATCACCCGGCACTTTATCCGCCGCTCTGGCCTTTCTGCCCAACTGGTGGCAGGAGACTACGGACCTTGCCGCGTTCGACGAGCTTCTGGCCGGGTGGGGGCGTGCGTGCGGATGGCGGGCCTGCGGGTTCGTGTGGACCGGCGAGAACGGCACAGTGGTGAAGACGGTTCAGGGCGGGAGCCACGTTGACGCGCCGGCACCGCTCGAAGTACCGGACGCGCTCCGCCGCCTGAAGAGCGGGGAAGCCACCACCTTATATTCGATCCCCAACACCGCCGGTCGGGTGTTCGCCGCGGTCCACCCGTCCGGGCGGCCGGTCGGCGTGCTGTGGGCGGAGAAGCCCGCCGGCCAGCCGTGGGTCGATGCGGAGCGGGCCTACCTCGCGCTGACCGCCAAAACGATCGAACGGGCGCCGGCCGTGGCCGCGGTCGTCGGCCCGGTGATCGACCCGGACCGGCTGTACCAGCGGCTCGGCGACACGGCCGTCATCGCGGGCCGCATGGCCCACGATTTTGACAACCTGCTCCAGGGCATCATCGGGTTCTCGGACCTCACCCTGCCGCTCGTCGCCCCCGGGTCCCAGGCGGCGAGCTTCGTCGCGGAGATCGGCAAGGTCGGCCAGCGGGGCATCACGTTCACCCAACAGTTGCACCACCTGAGCCGCAGCGGCCAGGTGAAGCCGAACCCGGCCTCGGTGCCACTGGCGGTCACGAAAGAAGAGGCCCGGCTGAAGGCGACCGCGCCGCCGGGCGTTCGGGTGGAGAAGGAGTTCGCACCGGGGCTGCCCTCGGTAGCGGTGGAAGCCGGCCCGTTGCAGATCGTACTCGGCCACCTGCTGGAGAACGCCGTGGAGGCGTGCCCGCAGGGCGGGGTGGTGCGGGTCGCCGCCCGCCCGGTCGAACTGTCCGACGCCGACGCGCGGGCCTACCTGGGCCGCGTCGGGGTCGGCGGGCACTTGCAAATCACCGTTTCCGACACCGGCCCGGGGATCAAACCGGAGGTGCGGCGGCGGCTGTTCGTCGAACCGTTTTACACCACCAAGGTGCGGCACCGCGGGCTCGGACTGGCCACCGCCTACCGTGTCCTCTGCGCCCACCGGGGTGGCATCCAAATCGAACCCGTACCACCCCCCGGAACCGGCACGCAGGTGCGGGTCGTGCTGCCCCTGGCGGCCGCCCGGCCCCCGGCGGTCGCCAACGGGTCTGTCGCCGCCACCGCGGTCGGAGGTTAA
- a CDS encoding HEAT repeat domain-containing protein, with protein sequence MLSAAPRFVGAFVLLALAVGFAPGQEADPVYEGRKVSKWIDIVQNDGSARQRALAVDALGKIWILHKHKDAIPNVCRALRVDASTAVRAQAAIVLAGLQDKELGSKALIDALGTEKESRVRKEIIAAMAKFPEVCALGIDPLITSLKDPDPAVKVAAAEALALAGSQVKTMAKSAAPGLVPLLKDTNKSVRIAAVYALGRIQPEGASTIAESMAAMLASEKDADIKRELIGALGLLGEKSEVVVEAIGTALFDANDEVRRTAARTLGTFGAEGAILADDLLKVIAADKLKDVRVDAVRAFGSTLGPARVKARLKDLRPQLDPAKQPDYEVRLALVEEIGALGWEHLGMDLASLDPAIKAEAQHTLGTLRLRLADPQVKVREAAGIAVRKIEKKPEPKKESEKKDQ encoded by the coding sequence ATGTTGTCCGCTGCCCCCCGGTTCGTCGGGGCGTTCGTACTGCTCGCACTGGCCGTCGGGTTCGCCCCCGGACAGGAGGCCGACCCCGTTTACGAGGGGCGGAAGGTGTCGAAGTGGATCGACATTGTGCAGAACGACGGCTCGGCCCGACAGCGGGCACTGGCGGTGGACGCGCTCGGCAAGATCTGGATCCTTCACAAGCACAAGGACGCCATTCCGAACGTGTGCCGGGCCCTCCGCGTGGACGCCAGCACCGCGGTTCGTGCCCAGGCCGCCATCGTCCTTGCCGGGTTGCAGGACAAGGAGCTGGGGTCCAAAGCGCTCATCGACGCGCTCGGCACCGAGAAGGAGTCGCGCGTCCGCAAGGAGATCATCGCGGCGATGGCCAAGTTCCCGGAGGTGTGCGCGCTCGGCATCGATCCGCTGATCACGTCTCTGAAGGACCCCGACCCGGCGGTGAAAGTCGCCGCGGCCGAAGCGCTCGCACTGGCCGGGTCACAGGTCAAGACGATGGCGAAGTCCGCGGCGCCGGGGTTGGTGCCGCTCCTAAAGGACACGAACAAGTCCGTGCGCATCGCCGCGGTGTACGCGCTCGGGCGCATCCAGCCGGAAGGCGCGAGTACGATCGCCGAATCGATGGCCGCTATGCTCGCGTCTGAAAAGGACGCGGACATCAAGCGGGAACTGATCGGGGCACTGGGGCTCCTCGGGGAGAAATCCGAGGTGGTGGTGGAGGCCATCGGAACGGCACTGTTCGATGCGAACGATGAGGTGCGGCGCACCGCAGCGCGGACCCTAGGCACGTTTGGGGCCGAAGGGGCGATTTTAGCGGACGATCTGCTGAAGGTTATTGCGGCGGACAAGTTGAAAGATGTGCGAGTTGATGCGGTGCGGGCGTTCGGGTCCACCCTCGGACCGGCCCGTGTGAAGGCCCGGTTGAAAGACCTTCGGCCGCAACTCGATCCCGCCAAGCAACCGGACTACGAGGTGCGGTTGGCGCTCGTCGAGGAGATCGGTGCGCTCGGATGGGAACATCTTGGCATGGATCTTGCATCACTCGACCCGGCTATTAAGGCCGAAGCTCAACACACCCTGGGCACCCTCCGCCTCCGACTGGCTGATCCGCAAGTGAAGGTGCGTGAAGCGGCGGGGATCGCGGTCCGCAAGATCGAGAAGAAGCCGGAGCCGAAGAAAGAATCAGAAAAGAAAGACCAGTAA
- the tnpC gene encoding IS66 family transposase yields MDEPSCPGCRELSKQVAELTAQVAELTRKLDEAVRAGKRQAAPFRKGPPKPDPKTPGRKPGDAHGKHGHRPPPPPEQVAECHEAHLPDACPHCRGRLVETGTADQYQTDIPRTPLIRKFRVHIGHCEACGKRTQGRHPLQTSDTLGAAASQIGPNAQAAAAILHTQMGLSHGKVAAVFDALFGITLTRGASAQIDLRAAVRLEPDYTQILDEVRSSEQIAGDETGWRIGGHPAWLHAWVGDRATAYAIDSKRSADVLERVIGRDWSGVLSHDGFASYERFEGAIHQQCVAHVLRRARELLERATRGAVRFPRQVIALFTEAVHWRNGYVPGTWSDNQLDAHRVSFDDRLLELVRRPRAVPEYATLARHLRNHFEQWFAFVFDPRIEPTNWKAEQAIRPAVVNRKVWGGNRTEVGAKAQGVLMSVFETCRRQALSVVDHVSQSLRWFGNRLLPRPTLLPARQPSPN; encoded by the coding sequence ATGGACGAGCCCTCGTGTCCCGGCTGCCGGGAACTCTCCAAACAGGTTGCCGAACTCACAGCCCAGGTCGCTGAACTGACCCGGAAGTTGGACGAGGCAGTGCGCGCCGGCAAGAGACAGGCCGCCCCGTTCCGCAAGGGTCCGCCGAAGCCCGACCCGAAGACGCCGGGCCGCAAGCCGGGCGACGCCCACGGCAAGCACGGTCACCGCCCGCCGCCCCCACCCGAACAGGTCGCTGAGTGCCACGAGGCCCACCTTCCCGACGCCTGCCCGCACTGCCGGGGCCGCCTCGTCGAGACCGGCACGGCCGACCAGTACCAGACCGACATACCCCGAACGCCGCTGATCCGCAAGTTCCGCGTCCACATCGGGCACTGCGAGGCGTGTGGCAAGCGGACCCAGGGCCGGCACCCGCTCCAAACGTCCGACACTCTGGGTGCGGCCGCCAGTCAGATCGGCCCCAACGCGCAGGCGGCCGCGGCAATCCTGCACACCCAGATGGGTCTGTCGCACGGCAAGGTCGCGGCTGTCTTCGACGCCCTGTTCGGCATCACGTTGACCCGCGGGGCCAGCGCCCAAATTGACCTACGGGCTGCGGTCCGCTTGGAGCCAGACTACACGCAGATCCTCGACGAGGTGCGGTCGTCCGAGCAGATCGCGGGCGACGAGACGGGTTGGCGGATCGGAGGACACCCGGCCTGGCTCCACGCGTGGGTCGGTGACCGGGCCACCGCGTACGCCATCGACTCGAAGCGCAGTGCCGACGTCCTGGAGCGGGTGATCGGCCGGGACTGGTCGGGCGTCCTGAGCCACGACGGTTTCGCCTCCTATGAGCGGTTCGAGGGGGCGATCCACCAGCAGTGCGTGGCCCACGTGCTCCGCCGCGCGCGGGAGTTGCTGGAGCGCGCCACGCGCGGGGCCGTGCGGTTCCCACGTCAGGTGATCGCCCTGTTCACGGAAGCGGTCCACTGGCGGAACGGGTACGTGCCGGGGACGTGGAGCGACAACCAACTGGACGCGCACAGGGTGTCGTTCGATGACCGCCTGTTGGAGTTGGTGCGGCGACCGCGGGCGGTGCCGGAGTACGCGACTCTAGCAAGGCACCTGCGGAACCACTTCGAGCAGTGGTTCGCGTTCGTGTTCGACCCGCGGATCGAGCCGACGAATTGGAAGGCCGAGCAGGCCATCCGCCCGGCGGTGGTGAACCGCAAGGTGTGGGGCGGGAACCGAACCGAGGTGGGCGCGAAGGCGCAAGGCGTGTTGATGTCCGTGTTCGAGACGTGCCGGCGCCAGGCGCTCTCGGTGGTGGACCACGTCAGCCAGTCGTTGCGATGGTTCGGCAACCGGCTCCTGCCGCGCCCCACGCTGCTGCCGGCACGTCAACCCAGTCCGAATTGA
- a CDS encoding tagatose 1,6-diphosphate aldolase gives MATTSITRLYGLGLTPGKLRGLQRISNPNGTLSMVATDQNSSMIKMMKKALKDATGEDREPTYAEIADAKVMLSRALSPHCSGLLVDGYYGYASTIAAYAVPPGTGLLIRVEKSGADKNAAGAPCGEVEPGWGVHKIKRCGADAVKLLAQFEPGEFDSAEKNFEFTRQMYEQCIEHDILFLLEPIHFPYNGEKEGAASQVARKASTVIESAKYLSRYCDIYKSEFPGTLGVETDAQLVDNLKRLNDACVKPWVLLSAGVDYDKYKKQVEMAMKAGASGILGGRAFWKEFFTYNSPADRQKFAETECVKRVKETDAIVRTGTPWFAKYGLTMEDLHGIRTTEGWHARYGGGTAVKGSGPVDPNAVY, from the coding sequence ATGGCCACGACTTCGATCACGCGCCTATACGGCCTCGGCCTCACGCCCGGTAAGCTGCGCGGGCTCCAGCGCATCAGCAACCCGAACGGCACGCTCAGCATGGTCGCCACCGACCAGAACAGTTCGATGATCAAGATGATGAAAAAGGCGCTGAAGGACGCCACCGGCGAGGACCGCGAGCCGACCTACGCCGAGATCGCCGACGCCAAGGTGATGCTGTCGCGGGCGCTCTCCCCGCACTGCTCCGGGCTGCTCGTGGACGGCTACTACGGCTACGCCAGCACCATCGCCGCGTACGCCGTCCCGCCGGGCACCGGGCTCCTGATCCGGGTCGAGAAGTCGGGCGCCGACAAGAACGCCGCCGGGGCGCCGTGCGGCGAGGTCGAACCGGGCTGGGGCGTCCACAAGATCAAGCGGTGCGGGGCCGACGCGGTCAAGCTCCTCGCCCAGTTCGAGCCGGGCGAGTTCGACTCCGCCGAGAAGAACTTCGAGTTCACCCGCCAGATGTACGAACAGTGCATCGAACACGACATCCTGTTCCTGCTGGAGCCGATCCACTTCCCGTACAACGGCGAGAAGGAAGGCGCCGCCAGCCAGGTGGCGCGGAAGGCCAGCACCGTCATCGAGTCGGCCAAGTACCTCAGCCGGTACTGCGACATCTACAAGTCCGAGTTCCCCGGCACGCTGGGCGTCGAGACCGACGCGCAACTCGTGGACAACCTGAAGCGCCTCAACGACGCCTGCGTGAAGCCGTGGGTGCTGCTCTCCGCGGGCGTGGACTACGACAAGTACAAGAAGCAGGTGGAGATGGCGATGAAGGCCGGGGCCAGCGGCATCCTCGGCGGGCGGGCGTTCTGGAAGGAGTTCTTCACCTACAACTCACCGGCCGACCGCCAGAAGTTCGCCGAGACCGAGTGCGTGAAGCGGGTCAAGGAGACGGACGCGATCGTCCGGACCGGCACGCCGTGGTTCGCGAAGTACGGGCTGACGATGGAAGACCTGCACGGCATCCGCACGACCGAAGGCTGGCACGCTCGCTACGGCGGCGGCACGGCCGTCAAGGGCTCCGGCCCGGTCGATCCGAACGCGGTGTATTGA
- a CDS encoding thioredoxin family protein — protein sequence MRRLSARSFALFPLVTVSALGLVQPALAQPARPVPAPAAPLVWRTDYNSARKEAQEKGLPLMVVVGTTDCFYCRKLEAGPFKDPAVTDLLAGGFVPLKLDASRAPDLAKALKVQLYPTMVLAAPDGKIHAFIEGYVEADRLAEQLKRTATAVATADWAARDFNEASKALGASDYPRAVTLLKGITRDAGEKPVGVKAKQILEEVEKLAAGNLAQAKLLEQRGRTQDAMDALAGTVKQFAGTRAASDAATQLAGLAEKPEEVEQRRRRLARDLLAVARDDFRSDRLYDCIQKCEQLASAFAELPEARDANALLADIKNNPERLAKACDQMNDRTAAMYMALAESWSKKGQSAEAAGCLKKVMALCPNTRHADLAQAELNRLQSRTAPAVPAGLRP from the coding sequence ATGCGCCGACTCTCCGCACGTTCCTTCGCGCTGTTCCCGCTCGTGACCGTGTCGGCGCTCGGGCTGGTGCAACCGGCCCTGGCCCAGCCCGCGCGGCCGGTACCCGCACCCGCCGCACCGCTCGTGTGGCGGACGGATTACAACAGCGCGCGGAAGGAGGCGCAGGAGAAGGGGCTCCCGCTGATGGTGGTCGTCGGGACGACCGACTGCTTCTACTGCCGCAAGCTCGAGGCCGGGCCGTTCAAGGACCCGGCCGTCACCGACCTCCTGGCGGGCGGCTTCGTTCCCCTGAAGCTCGACGCCTCCCGCGCGCCGGACCTGGCGAAGGCGCTGAAGGTCCAGCTCTACCCCACGATGGTTCTCGCCGCGCCGGACGGCAAGATCCACGCCTTCATCGAGGGCTACGTCGAGGCCGACCGGCTCGCCGAGCAGTTGAAGCGCACCGCGACCGCCGTGGCCACGGCCGACTGGGCGGCCCGCGACTTTAACGAGGCGTCGAAGGCCCTTGGCGCCAGTGACTACCCGCGTGCGGTCACGCTCCTGAAGGGCATCACGCGGGACGCTGGCGAGAAGCCCGTGGGCGTGAAGGCGAAGCAGATCCTGGAGGAAGTGGAGAAGCTCGCGGCCGGGAATCTGGCCCAGGCGAAGCTCCTGGAACAGCGCGGGCGGACCCAGGACGCGATGGACGCCCTCGCGGGCACCGTCAAGCAGTTCGCCGGCACCCGGGCGGCGTCCGATGCGGCGACGCAGCTCGCGGGACTGGCCGAGAAGCCGGAAGAAGTGGAGCAGCGGCGCCGGCGGCTCGCCCGCGACCTGCTCGCCGTCGCCCGCGACGATTTCCGCTCCGACCGGCTGTACGACTGCATCCAGAAGTGCGAGCAACTGGCGTCCGCCTTCGCCGAACTGCCCGAAGCGCGGGACGCGAACGCGCTCCTCGCGGACATCAAGAACAACCCGGAGCGGTTGGCGAAGGCGTGCGACCAGATGAACGACCGCACGGCGGCCATGTACATGGCCCTGGCCGAATCTTGGTCGAAGAAGGGTCAGTCCGCGGAGGCCGCGGGGTGCCTCAAGAAGGTGATGGCGCTCTGCCCGAACACGCGGCACGCCGATCTCGCCCAGGCGGAGCTGAACCGGCTCCAGAGCCGAACCGCACCGGCGGTGCCCGCGGGGCTGCGCCCCTGA
- the xerC gene encoding tyrosine recombinase XerC: MEQGLAEFLTHLGLEKNASEKTVKSYREDLTQALVFARDRLKKSHVDPADWTTRLLRAFVAWLHEQKYAKTTIARRLAAVRSFGKFLCRGGVLAANPAQGLRGPRQDKRLPHFLTLADVHKLLAAPPGADWAGRRDRAMLETLYSAGIRVSELVGLDLLSVDLNDGVITVRGKGKKERLALLGPDAVRAIRVWLDDRAVLLKAAGKDTPAVFLNNKGGRLTTRSVGRLLAKHLKAAGLDPRTSPHTLRHSFATHMLDAGADIRGVQELLGHKSLATTQVYTHVSTQRLQKSYQKAHPRS; this comes from the coding sequence ATGGAACAGGGGCTGGCCGAGTTCCTCACCCACCTCGGCCTTGAAAAAAACGCCTCCGAAAAGACGGTGAAGTCGTACCGCGAAGACCTCACGCAGGCCCTCGTCTTCGCGCGCGACCGGCTCAAGAAATCGCACGTCGATCCGGCCGACTGGACCACCCGGCTGCTCCGCGCGTTCGTGGCGTGGCTCCACGAGCAGAAGTACGCGAAGACGACCATCGCCCGCCGCCTCGCCGCGGTCCGCTCGTTCGGCAAGTTCCTGTGCCGGGGCGGGGTGCTCGCGGCGAACCCGGCCCAGGGGCTGCGCGGCCCGCGCCAGGACAAGCGGCTCCCCCACTTCCTGACCCTCGCGGATGTTCACAAACTGCTGGCCGCGCCCCCGGGCGCGGATTGGGCCGGGCGGCGCGATCGCGCCATGTTGGAGACGCTCTACTCGGCCGGAATTCGCGTATCCGAGCTGGTTGGTCTGGATCTGCTCTCCGTCGATCTGAACGATGGGGTGATTACGGTTCGCGGGAAGGGAAAGAAGGAACGCTTGGCCCTGCTGGGGCCGGACGCGGTGCGAGCGATTCGGGTGTGGCTCGACGACCGGGCCGTGCTCCTGAAGGCGGCCGGGAAGGACACGCCGGCGGTGTTCCTCAACAACAAGGGCGGGCGGCTGACCACGCGCAGCGTCGGCCGGCTGCTCGCGAAGCACCTGAAGGCCGCGGGCCTCGACCCCCGGACCAGTCCGCACACGCTGCGGCACAGTTTCGCGACCCACATGCTCGACGCCGGGGCCGACATCCGCGGGGTGCAAGAACTCCTCGGCCACAAGAGTTTGGCGACGACCCAGGTTTACACACACGTGAGTACGCAGCGGCTGCAAAAGAGCTATCAGAAGGCCCACCCGCGCTCGTGA